The Paludibacter jiangxiensis DNA window CACCCTGGCCAGCAACTAAAGACGAGTTGATAGACTATGCAATGCGTTCAGGAGCTCCTCTTGAGGTAATCGAAAATCTTCAGGAAATGGAAGATGAAGGGGAAATCTATGAAAGTATAGAAGATATTTGGCCGGATTATCCAAGCAAGGAAGATTTCTTCTTTAACGAAGAAGAATATTGATCTTTTTGCTTTTTTGTTTTATTGTTTTTAGCTGTTCTTTGTGTGTTTTTTGCTGTTTAGTTAATTTTGGTCTGTGAATTATCAGAACAAAGATATCTGGCAGGCTGAAAATTAGTTTTATTCTCGAAAAGAAGAGCTTTTTTATACAATAAAACGATAAAAGATGCCGTTATCATAGCATTGGACGAACTAAATCATCAAACGAAATGCTACGTTTGTTGAAGTAAATATAAAATATTTCCGGTGAAAAAACTCTGCTTAGCTGTATTGTGTGGCGTTTTGTCTTTAGGAACAACCAACGCTCAGTTTGTTTCGCAATACAGTCAGTATATGTTTGCAAAAGGGTCGTTTAACCCCGCAGCAATTGCAGAGGGAGACATGATGAGGCTTACCGGACTTCACAGACAACAATGGATAGGTATGCCGGGAGCGCCCGTCGATACTTATTTTAATCTTTCAATGCCGTTCACCATCAACAAAAAGAGTTTTGGAGCTGGACTGGCTTTTGATAATGAAAAAATGGGCTTGTTTACCAAACAGTTTGTGGTTCTTCAGGGAGCTTATAAGATGAAACTGGGAGACGGCCTTCTTAGTCTTGGTGCAAATATTGGTGCAATTAGTGTCGGTTTTCAGGGTGACAGCGCCTACGTTCCGACAGGTAATGACTATCACGTAGCACCGGGTTCCGACAGCCAGATTCCAACGTCGCAAGTTAGTGGGATGGCTTTGGATTTGAGCTTGGGAGCATACTATTCTACAGAGAAATGGTATGCCGGTTTTTCTGTTTTAGATGCTAATCAACCTACTATTCGTTGGTCGGATACGCAGGAATCGTATGTAGGAAGAATGTTTTATTTGACGGGAGGTTACAATTTGCCTTTGGCGAATACAAATTTCACCTTCAAACCATCAGTTCTGGTAAAAACCAACTTTGTTAATTATCAGACGGATTTGGACCTTTTACTTGATTATAAGGATAAATTTTGGGGAGGCTTGGCTTACCGATTCAAAGAATCCCTGATTTTTATGGGGGGAGTCAGACTTGCTAATGGTTTAGCAATCGGATATTCATTCGACTTGCCGGTGACAAATTTGATCTCTTCTACTTATGGATCTCACGAGCTGTTTGTGACGTATGACTTCAATATTTCACTCGAAAAGAAAAAAAATAAATACAAGAGTGTAAGAATTTTATAAAGGATAAATGACTCTGATATGAGAAAATTACTTTTTATAATCCCATTGCTTGGATTGTTGGTTGCGTGTAATTCCAAACCGGCAGGAGAGTTAGTGGGTCAATCGAACTCCAAAGTAAATGAAACATCTCCCTATGGAATGGTTTGGATAAGGGGAGGTGCATTTATGATGGGCGCCAATGATCAGGATGCTTTTTGGTCGTTCAAAGGAGAATCAAAAATGGTATCTGTTGATGGTTTCTGGATGGATCAAACCGAGGTTACCAATACAGAATATCGTCAATTTGTAGTTTGGGTAAGAGACTCTATCGCCAGACAACTTTTGGCAAATGTATCACCCGAAAAATGGCGTCAGAAAAAAGATACAGCTAAACTGAACTGGAAACGTCCTTTGCCATGGAAGAAAACCTGGGAAAAAGCTTCGGGAGAAGAAGATGCTCATGCTGATTCACTTTGGAACAGTTTGAAAAATTATAACAATAAATTTGAAGGCCTGAATTACGTTTATCGCTGGTACGATCTGGAACAAGCTGCCAGAGAATATAATAAATTTGACAGAGCTCACGGTCATTACCCTAACTCTTCATTTGCAATTGTAGATGAATATTATTTTGACGGTGGTGTCATCAAGATGCGTACAAAACGAATCTCACCTGTTCATAGTACAGAAGATTTCTACATGACTAAGATCATTAATGTATATCCGGATAAACTGGCATTCTGTACTGACTTTACCTATTCTTACAACGATCCTACTGTAAAATATTTCACGCTACGTTCGTATGACCAGTACCCTGTAGTTGGTGTAACTTGGGAACAGGCAAAAGCGTTCTGTGCATGGAGAACAAATTACTATAACAGTAACCATCTGTTCCAGGGACAAGATTACCGCTTGCCGACAGAAGCAGAATGGGAATGGGCAGCTCGTGGTGGTAAACAACAAAGCATGTATCCTTGGGGAGGCCCGTATATTCGCGATGGAAAAGGTTGCTATTTGGCCAACTTTAAACCTATGAGAGGTAATTACCGCGCGGATGGTGAAGTTCGAACAGCTAAGGTTGCAACATATCCTCCTAACGGTTTCGGGCTGTATGACATGGCTGGTAATGTTTCTGAATGGACAGAGTCTTCGTTTATGTCAATTAATGCAAATGGAACTCATGATTTAAACCCAAGTTTTGCTTACAATGCAAAAGAAAAAGATTCCGATATTTTGAAGAGGAAGATAATCAAGGGCGGATCGTGGAAAGATGTCGCAGCTTATCTTCAATGTGGCGCACGTACATTTGAATATCAAACAGAATCTCGTTCCTATATTGGTTTCAGGTGTGTGAAATCAACCAACCTGAAGAAAAAATCAGCAATGAAAAACTTTTAATACTTGATTATGGGAATCCTTGAATTTTTACAAACAGATAAAGGAAAAGCATTTGCAGGAAGATGTTATGGATTTGGGGCATCTATTGTAATTATCGGAGCGTTGTTTAAAATTCAACACTTCCCTCTTGCCGGATGGTTTTTGAGTATCGGTATGGGAACCGAAGCTATTTTGTTTGCATTGAGTGGACTCGAAAAGCCTCATAAAGATTATGAGTGGGAAAAGGTATTTCCTCATTTTCAGGACGAAAATGTACCTCCTATTACAGCAGGAGGTGGCGGCTCGGCAACCCCGATGTCTACAGTGCAAAGTAACCTGTTGGACGAAGAACAGGTGAAACGGTTGAACGAAAGTATTAAGAATCTTGGAGATACTGCAATGCAATTGACCTCCATCTCTAAGGCTTCTGGCGTAACAGATACATATGTTCAGAATATCCAGGCAGCTTCTGATGCTGCTGGCATTTTTGCTAAATCTCAGTCTGAACTTGCAACTTCAACCAGTGCAATAGTTCAATCTTACAAGCAAGCTGAAGATGAAATTGGCATGGTGGCAGAGCAAAGTAAAGTGTATGCTGCTCATGTGAATACAATTAATAAGAATCTTTCTTCTCTCAATGCCCTATATGAGCTTCAGATGAAGGGGGCTCAAGCGGGTAATGACGAATTAACAGCACAGATAGAACAACATAAGGCTATGTTGTCAAATCTTGAACAATTGAAATCTAATCTTGGTGCTTCACTTAAAGAGTCCGAAGAATACAAAGTTCAGGCAGTTAAGTTGTCCCGTCAGATATCTGATCTGAATAATGTTTATGGGAACATGCTAAATGCATTAAATACAAAGGCTTAATAGCAATATACGATAAACCATGAGTGGAGCAAAAAATTGTCCGGAAACGCCGCGGCAGAAGATGATTGGGATGATGTATCTCTTCCTGACTGCTATGCTTGCGTTAAATGTTTCTTCAGAGGTGCTGAATGGCTTTGTATTGGTGAACAACAGTATGTTGCAGAGTATTACCAGTTCAGATGCAAGAAACACCAATATGTATCAACGATTCAAAAATCTGGATGCAGATAACCCGGGCAAGGTTGGTGAATGGTTGAATAAAGCTTTGGTAGTGAAGCAAAAGTCAGACGAGATGTTTAAATATGTTGAGAATTTTAAGTATCAACTTGTACGTCTTGCTGATGGTAAAGATGCGGTTACTGATAAAATCAAAAATCTGGACAATCTGGATGTGGCCGGACAATATGCTTTAGTACAGGGGCATGGCAAAGAGTTAAAGCAAAAGCTTTCAGAATATAAGGAGTTCCTGAAAAGCTTTGTCAACGGTGATCCTGTGAAGATTGCAATGTTCGACAGGAACTTTGCAACAAAGGGCGGTAAAGACGGCAAAAACTGGCAGGAAAATATTTTTGAAATGATGCCGGTTGCTGCAGCTACCACTATTCTTACTAAATATCAAACAGATATTCGTGCGGCAGAAGGTGAAGTTGTCCAATATTTAATGGCGCAAACTGACGCAGGAGACTTTAGAGTAAATAAATTGCAGGCATATGTTATCCCGGTTTCTACGTACGTTATGCAGGGAGACAAGTATAGTGCTCAAATAGTACTATCAGCAATCGACTCAACAAAGGTGCCCCAAATTATGGTAAATGGACGTACTCTTGGTCGTGATGGTAAATTGGAAATGGTTTGCGGTCAGGTCGGAAGTTATGATTATAAGGGTATTATACGCTTAAATTCAGGCGGAGTAAATCGCGATTATCCATTTGTAGGCGCTTATACAGTTGGAGCGAAAAGTGCAACGGTTACAAATACGGCGTTGAACGTTGTATATGCAGGTATTGAAAATGAACTTTCCGCTTCTGTTCCGGGTGTCGCTGCGTCAAATATTCAGCTTGCCTGTGCCGGTGGGTCTGTTTCCAGAAAACCTAATGGTTTATGGACTTGCCGTACAAATGTAACTTCAGGAAAAATCAATTTTTCTGTTTCAGCAAAACTGGCAGGAGGGAATAGCTTTGTTCCTATGGGTACTGTGACATTTAACGTTCGTCAGTTGCCGGATCCTCGTCCATTCTTAGCGTATAATGCAGGGGGTGTAGAGAAATCTATTATTGAAGGCAATATAACTCTTGGTCAATTAAATGGTGCTGTTATAAAAGCAGATTACGTGAACGAATTAATTTCTGCCAATTTTACGGTAGTTTCGTTTACTTTGGAATATCCTAACGGTGAGGTGCTTGAAAGTAATGGTTCTACATTATCGGCAGCACAAAAGAATCGTTTGGCTCAGGAACGGGTAGGGTCACGTATTCTTGTAAGGGGTATTAAAGCGGTTGGCCCGGATCGATTGGTTCGCTCATTACCATTGTTAGCTGTGAAATTGAGCGGAAGATAGACTAAAAATTAAACATGAACAATATGCAACGAATGAGATTATTTTGTATCATTTGTTTTTCTGCCTTGATTGGCACATTGTGTGCGCAAGGTAACGAGAAAAAATTTTTCGATGAGTCTCCATCACCTTATGACTCTGTGGCATTGTCACAGCAAAAGCAGGAGGTGGTAATTTCGGACTCTGTGAAACGGGCTATCGTAAAGATGCGTAATGCTTTGCAATCTAGAATTCGTCACGATGATGTGGTTTGGTCTAAAACTGTGTATCGCATTATTGATATGCGCGAAAAACAAAACTTTCCGCTCTATTTTCCTCTGGAAGAGATGGATGGCTTTAAGAGCCTTATGAATGTTATGTTGCAGGGTGTTATCAATAAAAACCTGACTGTTTACCGAAAAGGTATTCGTGATGACCAATTCCGCCCTGATTTTTCAGTTAGCAAAGCTGTACCATTGGATAGTACAAAATACCTTATTAATAGTGTATTTTCTTACAAAGATGGAGATGCTGAGTTTTATCCGGCGTTAATGGTTTCAGATAAAGGAAAATTAGGCATAGATAATATGACCATCATTGAATTCCTGAAACGTCAGCAGCGTTTCCTGATCAAAGAAGTATGGTTTTACGACAAGCATCGTTCGGTACAGGAATCACGCATAGAAGCTATCGCTCCTTTGATGAGCTATCCAAAAGACAGATCTTCTTTGATTAAATCTATTGTATGCTGGTTTAAATTCAATGAATTACGTTCATTGCTGGCAGAAGAGAAAATATTTTGGGGAGACAACCAATCTTCTGATATGACATTTGATCTGTATTTTAGTCAACGAATGTATTCCGGTAATATTCTTGGTGTTGATGATATTTATCATCGTACATTACTTGATTATCTTACAAATGCTGATGACGTTAAAAAAGAGCAGGATGCAATTCAACGTTCGATTATAAACTTTGAAAATGATTTGTGGGAATATTAAATAAGTCTTATTCTCAGGCTATATAATAGTGATAGTTCGTTTGATATTGTTCAAGCGGACTATTGCTGTATTAAAGCTCTCCTTTCTAAAATTTAAGTATAATACATATACAATCTTCTAACTCATTTTTGTGGTGAGATACATTTTTTTTCTTTTGATCTTTTGTTGTGCGTCGGTTTGTAGCCTGTCTGCTCAGTCTTCTCGTATGCGCCCTCAAAGTGGAAGCTCTTCTTCAAAAGGAGAGGTTGATAATAGCAAGGCTAATTACGTTTCTCCGCATGTTGTGGCAAAAAAGATTGAAGAACGTTTTGGAGTTGCCGATTCAGTCACCGTCGACACAATTCCAAGAAATTTTCCGGATAAAAATTTGCTTGATTCATATAGCATAGCTAACGCCTATAACGGGAATATGGGTTCTCCGGTACAGTCGAAAATTTTCTTTGACCGGACACAAAAAACGAATTTTCTGTTTTCCACTCCGTACGATCCCTATGTGTATACGGCATCCGATTTGTCGTTTTACAATACGAAAACTCCCTATTCCAATTTGACCTATCTATCCAGTTTTCCGGGAGAACAATCGGAAGAAAGAACTAAGATATTTCTGTCGATGAATACGAATAAGAAGTTGAATATTACAGGTTTATTCGATTATTTGTACAACAGGGGACGATACATGAATCAATCCAATAAAGGACTGATAGCATCGCTTTATGGAAGTTATTCAGGAAAGCATTATTCTGCTTATGGGGCTTTTCTTTATCAGAATTTTTCGAATTATGAAAACGGAGGGCTCGCAAATACCGATTATGTAACGAATCCATCCGCTTACAGTCAGTATACTTCCATTACGATGCCGGTGAATTTAACCGGGGTGCAGGCCGGTTACCGAACGATGAGTTTCTTTTACAATCACAAATATTCTCTTGGTTTCAATAAGGTTATTGTTGTTAAAAAAGATTCAACGCGGGAGGAATTTATTCCGGTTACATCATTCATACACACTTTGAAGGTGCAAAGAGATGTGAAACGCTTTCATGAAGCATCTGTCGATACTACGTTTTTTGCGAATACCAATTTCAGCAAAACAGCTCATTCCGATACTGTAGCTTATTTGTCTGTTCGGAATACTTTTGCCGTTCAAATGGATGAGAAATTTAACCGCTTACTGAAATTTGGATTGACCGCTTTTATCGAAAATGAGGTAAACCGATATATGCAACTTGATCAGTACGATAAGATTGCCTATAAATGGGAACAAAATACACGTGTCGGAGGAATTCTTGCGAAGAATGAGGGACGGATTTATCGCTATAATTTACAGGGAAATATAGTTATTGTGGGTCCTAAAATAGGAGACTTTGAGCTGAGTGGTCGAGTGGGTGGCTATTTTACATTGTGGAAAGATTCTGTCGCTTTGAAAGCAATGGCAAGAATCAGAAATACATCCGCATCTTATTTCTGGGAACATTATTATTCGAATCATTTTATTTGGAATAATAACTTTGATAAGGAGCTGCAAACCTATATCGGAGGAAGTATAGAGCTTCCTAAAAGGCATTTGAAACTGGGCCTTCAGGTAGCAAATAACACCAATTATCTTTACTTCAATGAGAACGCAATGCCTACGCAGGCTTCGGGTAGTGTACAGATTGTTGCTTTGGATGCGAGTTTGGATTTGTTTTTCGGAAAGCATTTTGCGCTTGAAAACAAAGGTGTATATCAGGTGAGCAGTAATCAGAATGTGATTCCTCTGCCGGCATTGGCGTTGTACAATAATTTGTATTACCAGACAAAGCTTTTTAATGTATTACGAGTACAGTTAGGAGTTTCTTCGCATTTCCATACGTCATATTATGCCCCGGCTTATATGCCTGCAACCGGTCAGTTTTATGTGCAGAGCAAAACCAAGATCGGCAATTATCCCCTTGCAAGTGCATACGCCAATTTCCATTTGAAGAAAACCCGTTTCTTTCTGGAATATTACCACGTAAACCAGTCGTTTATGCCTAACCAGAATTATTTCTCCATGCCGAATTATCCAATGAATCCGACTACGATGAAAATGGGAATTTCCTGGAATTTCTACGATTAATTACATGGGGTCAACATCGTAGTTGACCTGAAGTGATTTGAAACGACCATCCGATTGAATACCACTCACAACATTCCGGATGATTTCCTTGACAGCATCTGGTGAAGCTGCGTTTTCTATCTTGAGGAGAATATGCTTGATGTACCAGTTCTGAATTCGCCCTACAGGAGGATTGTTCGGCCCTAAAACCCTTGTTCCAAGTAGCTTTTTAAGCTCATCAGCGATAAGTGCAGCCGCATGGTTGTTTACTCCAGCATCTTTGTGGCGGATGATGATATTTATCAGCCGGAAATATGGAGGATATCGGAAATCGTGCCGTTCCCTCATTTGTGTCGCAAACATTCCTTTGTAATCGTGAGCAATTACCTGCCGGATTACCGGATGATCCGTCTCCGGGGTTTGGAGAACTACCAACCCTTGTTTGCTTTTCCGTCCGGCTCGACCGCTAACCTGTGCCATTAGCTGGAAAGCCCGTTCGTGCGCCCGGAAGTCTGGATAAAACAGTAGGTTGCCGGCGTTCAGAATCCCCACCAGGCTGACATCACCGAAATCGAGCCCTTTAGTCACCATCTGCGTTCCAATCAAAATATCGATGGAGTGGCTTTCAAAATCGCGAATAATCTTCTCAAAACCTTTTTTGGTTCTTACCGTGTCGAGGTCGAGGCGTGCCGCTTTGGCATCCGGGAAAAGTGCATGTATCTCTTCTTCAATTTGCTCAGTGCCGAATCCTTTCGTTTGTAGCGAGGGCGTATGGCAACTCGGACAATTGGCCGGTACTTTGGACGTGTAGCCGCAGTAGTGGCAAGTGATCATGTCGAAGTGCTTGTGGTAGGTGAGACTAACATCGCAATGGGGACACCGGGGAACGTATGCGCACTGCTTGCATTCGATGTAAGGTGCATATCCGCGCCGGTTCTGGAAAAGAATAACCTGCTCTTTATTGGATAATGCCAGAGTGATTTTTTCGACCAATTCGTCGGTGAAATGTCCGGTGATCCGTTTTTTGCGGTATGCTTCTTTCAGATCGACGGTCTGTACTTTGGGCAACTCTATCTCTTCGTGTCGCTGTGTTAGTTCCACCAATCCATATTTTCCGGCAAGAGCGTTGTGGTAGCTTTCGATAGCAGGAGTAGCACTACCAAGAACGGTTTTGGCTCCGTGCATGTTGGCCAGCACAATGGCAGCATTTCGGGCGTGATATCGGGGTGCCGGGTCGTATTGTTTGTAGCTGCTTTCGTGCTCTTCGTCGACGATGACTAATCCAAGATCTCGGAACGGTAGAAAAACCGAAGAACGCACCCCGAGAATGATTTCATAACCTTTATCGTTCAAAAGATTGTTCCATATTTCTACCCGTTCGTTGTCCGAAAATTTGGAGTGATAAACGCCCAGCTTGTTGCCAAAGACCCGCTCCAGACGTTGGGTGAGCTGCGTGGTAAGGGCAATTTCGGGTACTAGATAGAGAACCTGTCGACCCAGCTTCAATGTTTCGGCGATGAGATGGATATAAATCTCCGTTTTGCCGCTCGAAGTTACTCCGTGAAGTAGGACTACGTTTTTCTCTTTCAGTTGCGAGAGAAGCGATCTGTATGCAGTTTTCTGAAAGCTGTTGAGTACGGCAAGCGGTTGCAGTGCTGTTTGAGTGGAATCCAGTCGGCTGATCTCTTTCGAGTAGGTATGCAAAATCTTTTTTTCGACCAACGCATCGAAGACAGCAGCGGAGCTTCCACTCTG harbors:
- a CDS encoding DUF2795 domain-containing protein, which translates into the protein MYWTLELASKLEDAPWPATKDELIDYAMRSGAPLEVIENLQEMEDEGEIYESIEDIWPDYPSKEDFFFNEEEY
- a CDS encoding PorP/SprF family type IX secretion system membrane protein; protein product: MKKLCLAVLCGVLSLGTTNAQFVSQYSQYMFAKGSFNPAAIAEGDMMRLTGLHRQQWIGMPGAPVDTYFNLSMPFTINKKSFGAGLAFDNEKMGLFTKQFVVLQGAYKMKLGDGLLSLGANIGAISVGFQGDSAYVPTGNDYHVAPGSDSQIPTSQVSGMALDLSLGAYYSTEKWYAGFSVLDANQPTIRWSDTQESYVGRMFYLTGGYNLPLANTNFTFKPSVLVKTNFVNYQTDLDLLLDYKDKFWGGLAYRFKESLIFMGGVRLANGLAIGYSFDLPVTNLISSTYGSHELFVTYDFNISLEKKKNKYKSVRIL
- a CDS encoding SUMF1/EgtB/PvdO family nonheme iron enzyme, whose protein sequence is MRKLLFIIPLLGLLVACNSKPAGELVGQSNSKVNETSPYGMVWIRGGAFMMGANDQDAFWSFKGESKMVSVDGFWMDQTEVTNTEYRQFVVWVRDSIARQLLANVSPEKWRQKKDTAKLNWKRPLPWKKTWEKASGEEDAHADSLWNSLKNYNNKFEGLNYVYRWYDLEQAAREYNKFDRAHGHYPNSSFAIVDEYYFDGGVIKMRTKRISPVHSTEDFYMTKIINVYPDKLAFCTDFTYSYNDPTVKYFTLRSYDQYPVVGVTWEQAKAFCAWRTNYYNSNHLFQGQDYRLPTEAEWEWAARGGKQQSMYPWGGPYIRDGKGCYLANFKPMRGNYRADGEVRTAKVATYPPNGFGLYDMAGNVSEWTESSFMSINANGTHDLNPSFAYNAKEKDSDILKRKIIKGGSWKDVAAYLQCGARTFEYQTESRSYIGFRCVKSTNLKKKSAMKNF
- the gldL gene encoding gliding motility protein GldL, producing the protein MGILEFLQTDKGKAFAGRCYGFGASIVIIGALFKIQHFPLAGWFLSIGMGTEAILFALSGLEKPHKDYEWEKVFPHFQDENVPPITAGGGGSATPMSTVQSNLLDEEQVKRLNESIKNLGDTAMQLTSISKASGVTDTYVQNIQAASDAAGIFAKSQSELATSTSAIVQSYKQAEDEIGMVAEQSKVYAAHVNTINKNLSSLNALYELQMKGAQAGNDELTAQIEQHKAMLSNLEQLKSNLGASLKESEEYKVQAVKLSRQISDLNNVYGNMLNALNTKA
- the gldM gene encoding gliding motility protein GldM yields the protein MSGAKNCPETPRQKMIGMMYLFLTAMLALNVSSEVLNGFVLVNNSMLQSITSSDARNTNMYQRFKNLDADNPGKVGEWLNKALVVKQKSDEMFKYVENFKYQLVRLADGKDAVTDKIKNLDNLDVAGQYALVQGHGKELKQKLSEYKEFLKSFVNGDPVKIAMFDRNFATKGGKDGKNWQENIFEMMPVAAATTILTKYQTDIRAAEGEVVQYLMAQTDAGDFRVNKLQAYVIPVSTYVMQGDKYSAQIVLSAIDSTKVPQIMVNGRTLGRDGKLEMVCGQVGSYDYKGIIRLNSGGVNRDYPFVGAYTVGAKSATVTNTALNVVYAGIENELSASVPGVAASNIQLACAGGSVSRKPNGLWTCRTNVTSGKINFSVSAKLAGGNSFVPMGTVTFNVRQLPDPRPFLAYNAGGVEKSIIEGNITLGQLNGAVIKADYVNELISANFTVVSFTLEYPNGEVLESNGSTLSAAQKNRLAQERVGSRILVRGIKAVGPDRLVRSLPLLAVKLSGR
- the gldN gene encoding gliding motility protein GldN codes for the protein MQRMRLFCIICFSALIGTLCAQGNEKKFFDESPSPYDSVALSQQKQEVVISDSVKRAIVKMRNALQSRIRHDDVVWSKTVYRIIDMREKQNFPLYFPLEEMDGFKSLMNVMLQGVINKNLTVYRKGIRDDQFRPDFSVSKAVPLDSTKYLINSVFSYKDGDAEFYPALMVSDKGKLGIDNMTIIEFLKRQQRFLIKEVWFYDKHRSVQESRIEAIAPLMSYPKDRSSLIKSIVCWFKFNELRSLLAEEKIFWGDNQSSDMTFDLYFSQRMYSGNILGVDDIYHRTLLDYLTNADDVKKEQDAIQRSIINFENDLWEY
- a CDS encoding putative porin codes for the protein MRPQSGSSSSKGEVDNSKANYVSPHVVAKKIEERFGVADSVTVDTIPRNFPDKNLLDSYSIANAYNGNMGSPVQSKIFFDRTQKTNFLFSTPYDPYVYTASDLSFYNTKTPYSNLTYLSSFPGEQSEERTKIFLSMNTNKKLNITGLFDYLYNRGRYMNQSNKGLIASLYGSYSGKHYSAYGAFLYQNFSNYENGGLANTDYVTNPSAYSQYTSITMPVNLTGVQAGYRTMSFFYNHKYSLGFNKVIVVKKDSTREEFIPVTSFIHTLKVQRDVKRFHEASVDTTFFANTNFSKTAHSDTVAYLSVRNTFAVQMDEKFNRLLKFGLTAFIENEVNRYMQLDQYDKIAYKWEQNTRVGGILAKNEGRIYRYNLQGNIVIVGPKIGDFELSGRVGGYFTLWKDSVALKAMARIRNTSASYFWEHYYSNHFIWNNNFDKELQTYIGGSIELPKRHLKLGLQVANNTNYLYFNENAMPTQASGSVQIVALDASLDLFFGKHFALENKGVYQVSSNQNVIPLPALALYNNLYYQTKLFNVLRVQLGVSSHFHTSYYAPAYMPATGQFYVQSKTKIGNYPLASAYANFHLKKTRFFLEYYHVNQSFMPNQNYFSMPNYPMNPTTMKMGISWNFYD
- the priA gene encoding replication restart helicase PriA, which encodes MSERFADIILPLPLANSYTYKIPEELSESVKLGMRVVVPFGSKKIYTGIVRYVHAVPPKVSSVKEIIALLDNAPILRRPQLPFWEWIANYYMAFIGDVYTAAVPAGLKLESETTITLNSDFEADAPFSEKELRIYNALSDNKPHSIKELTRITGFKTILPTVKNLMDQGAVSLSEELRAAYKPKRLTCVRLADDVTNDEQLQTIFDLLHRSKKQLNLLMVYLELSRHLTKTGSREVSKKELLEQSGSSAAVFDALVEKKILHTYSKEISRLDSTQTALQPLAVLNSFQKTAYRSLLSQLKEKNVVLLHGVTSSGKTEIYIHLIAETLKLGRQVLYLVPEIALTTQLTQRLERVFGNKLGVYHSKFSDNERVEIWNNLLNDKGYEIILGVRSSVFLPFRDLGLVIVDEEHESSYKQYDPAPRYHARNAAIVLANMHGAKTVLGSATPAIESYHNALAGKYGLVELTQRHEEIELPKVQTVDLKEAYRKKRITGHFTDELVEKITLALSNKEQVILFQNRRGYAPYIECKQCAYVPRCPHCDVSLTYHKHFDMITCHYCGYTSKVPANCPSCHTPSLQTKGFGTEQIEEEIHALFPDAKAARLDLDTVRTKKGFEKIIRDFESHSIDILIGTQMVTKGLDFGDVSLVGILNAGNLLFYPDFRAHERAFQLMAQVSGRAGRKSKQGLVVLQTPETDHPVIRQVIAHDYKGMFATQMRERHDFRYPPYFRLINIIIRHKDAGVNNHAAALIADELKKLLGTRVLGPNNPPVGRIQNWYIKHILLKIENAASPDAVKEIIRNVVSGIQSDGRFKSLQVNYDVDPM